TTTCGAAAATAATGCAGTCACTCGGAAATGTGCTGACAGCTTCGCGCAAAAAGCTTCAAAACCCGGACACCATCGAAGAAACATCTGGTCCGGTTCATGATAATTTTGGTAGTAAGGACCATCGATGACCTAACTCTTACAGACAAATTATGGATTTTGTCAAttgtcaattgaaaatgtttttcaattgacaaTTCCAATTGAATGAAGAATACTTATACAACTCTATATTTAACAGTTGGCTGTATATCTGTAAGTAACATCTCTTTACAATTTTGTTCactatttttctttatgtAACGATCCAATAACCAGCTCCACATACATATAAAATCATGTCTACTGaaattttagttttaagAGGTACCTTAGAAGGTCACAACGGTTGGGTCACTTCCCTAGCCACCTCCGCTGGTCAACCAAACTTATTGGTCTCTGCTTCCAGAGATAAGACTTTGATCTCCTGGAAGTTAACTGGTGATGACCAACAATACGGTGTCCCAGTCAGATCTTTCAAGGGTCACAACCACATCGTTCAAGACTGTGCTTTAACTGCTGACGGTGCTTATGCTCTATCTGCTTCTTGGGATAAGACTTTAAGATTATGGAACGTTGCCACTGGTGAAACTTATCAAAGATTCACCGGTCACAAGTCCGATGTTATGTCTGTTGCCATTGACAGAAAGGCTTCCATGATCATTTCTGGTTCCAGAGATAAGACAATCAAAGTCTGGTCCATCAAGGGTGACTGTTTAGCCACTTTATTAGGTCACAACGACTGGGTTTCCCAAGTCAGAGTTGCTCCAAATGAGAAGCAAGAAGATGACAATGTCACTTTGATCTCTGCTGGTTCCGACAAAATGGTTAAGGTatgttaaattttatttttttattgctCTTTGATGTGAATTACTACAAGATGGATGATTTTAGTTTTACTAAGTTTTAAAATGTAATCGTCAATGAGggttattatttgatattacaTATGATGTATTCTTATATTTGCTACTTCGGAGAAGGTTTACCTTCAATGAGACATACTTATAATCACCAAGATCTCTGATGtacaaaatatcaataatatcttttctTTGATATCGGAACTAACATTAATGCAAAACTATTGAATCGAAGATCTTATATATTCATGAGTTAACTTGTAACAATTTTACtaacaattattattctaataataatctttattattattaatatctgATATTACTTTAGGCCTGGAACATCAACCAATTCCAAATCGAAGCTGATTTCGTTGGTCACAACAACTACATCAACTCTATCACTGCTTCTCCAGACGGAAGTTTAGTTGCTTCTGCTGGTAAGGATGGTG
The window above is part of the Tetrapisispora phaffii CBS 4417 chromosome 7, complete genome genome. Proteins encoded here:
- the ASC1 gene encoding 40S ribosomal protein RACK1 (similar to Saccharomyces cerevisiae ASC1 (YMR116C); ancestral locus Anc_2.431); its protein translation is MSTEILVLRGTLEGHNGWVTSLATSAGQPNLLVSASRDKTLISWKLTGDDQQYGVPVRSFKGHNHIVQDCALTADGAYALSASWDKTLRLWNVATGETYQRFTGHKSDVMSVAIDRKASMIISGSRDKTIKVWSIKGDCLATLLGHNDWVSQVRVAPNEKQEDDNVTLISAGSDKMVKVC